Below is a genomic region from Fusobacterium canifelinum.
TAGAAGATCACTTTATGGGTAAATTACATGGATTACCAATGGGTGTTGATGTATGTTATACAAACCACATGAAAGCTGACCAAAGTGATGTTGAAGTTCTTGCTACATTATTAACAGCTGCTGGATGTAACTACTTTATGGGAATACCAGCTGGTGATGATATAATGCTTAACTACCAAACAACAGGATACCATGATAACCAAAGTTTAAGAGAATTATTTGGAAAACAACCAATTAAAGAATTTAAAGAATGGTTAGTAAAATATGGATTTATGACAGAAGATGGAAAATTAACAGAGAAGGCTGGAGATCCTTCAGTATTTCTTAAATAAGGAGGATAGAAATGGTTTCTGAATTAGAGTTAAAAGAAATTATAGGAAAAGTATTAAAAGAAATGGCTGTTGAAGGAAAATCTGAAGGACAAGCAGTAACAGAAACAAAAAGACCTTCTGAAAGCTATATAGAAGATGGAATTATAGATGACATCACAAAAGAAGATTTAAGAGAAATTATTGAATTAAAAAATGTTGCTAACAAAGAAGAGTTTTTGAAATATAAAAGAAAAACTCCTGCAAGATTAGGAATATCAAGAGCAGGTTCAAGATACACAACTCATACAATGTTAAGATTAAGAGCAGACCATGCTGCTGCACAAGATGCTGTTTTAAGTAGTGTAAATGAAGATTTCTTAAAAGCTAACAACCTATTTACAGTTAAATCAAAATGTGAGGATAAAGATCAATATATCACAAGACCTGATTTAGGTAGAAGACTTGATGAAGAATCAGTTAAAATTTTAAAAGAAAAATGTGTACAAAATCCAACAGTTCAAGTATTTGTTGCAGATGGATTAAGTTCAACTGCTATTGAAGCAAATATTGAAGATTGTTTACCAGCACTT
It encodes:
- the eutC gene encoding ethanolamine ammonia-lyase subunit EutC, whose protein sequence is MVSELELKEIIGKVLKEMAVEGKSEGQAVTETKRPSESYIEDGIIDDITKEDLREIIELKNVANKEEFLKYKRKTPARLGISRAGSRYTTHTMLRLRADHAAAQDAVLSSVNEDFLKANNLFTVKSKCEDKDQYITRPDLGRRLDEESVKILKEKCVQNPTVQVFVADGLSSTAIEANIEDCLPALLNGLKSYGISVGTPFFAKFARVGLADDVSEVLGAEVTCILIGERPGLATAESMSAYIMYKGYVGIPEAKRTVVSNIHIKGTPAAEAGAHIAHIIKKVLDAKASGQDLKL